The DNA region taatattatttcatattaattaaatattaatcttACATCCCGCCCCTATAATAACAAAATCTTGACTCCGCCACTGTGCGTGTAACAGATTTCTTGTAATATGTAATTCTTTTATGAAGAATGAATGAAATGGAATtgaaatatgaaatgaaaacgTAATGTTTGTGTATTTTAAATAGGCATTCGAAGTGCATGGCCTCTTAAAGCGTTTCGAGGTGCTCAACCTCCATTTACAAAGTAAACACTAATCAGCTTtttttacaatcatactccTAGGCCTTATATACACTTAGCCCCCAAGCTAACAAAGTAACAACTCTTACAATTGAAATTGATCTAACAATTCAATTAACTAATATTAGAATGGGCTCAACTACTAACTATTAGAGCCAAGCCCTCCATGTCCAGCCCACTAATTCTACTGTTGCAGAACATTGTGTCAAAAAACTCTTTTCAGAATGTTTGATTGAATAGTaaacaaatttggaaaaaaagggaaaattgattgaattgaaGAGCTTGTACGAACTCAAGCAGTGGTACGAGAAATTTTATGATTGAGCACGAGTATAACAAAACTACATTAGATCACTACGTATTTGTGAAGAAATTATctgatggagaatttattattctcttgctatACGTGTACAACATGTTAATTGTTGGTcgtgacactagtaaaattgacaAACTAAAGAGCGAGTTGAGTAAGTCATTTGCTATGAACGACTTGGGACCCACAAAGCATAATCCTAGTATGAAGATCtccaatgacaaggaaaatgagaaatTGTGGCTATCACAAGAGAGTTATGTCCATAAGGAATTGGGCAGGTTCAACATGAATAAGGCAAAACTAGTGAGCTCTCCACTTGCAGGTCATTTGAGGCTGAGTTTAAAGCAAAGTCCTATgagtaagaaagaaaaagaagaaatgaagaatGTGCCTTATGCATTAGTTGTGGGTAGCTTAATGCATGACATGGTGTGGATGAGTCCTGATATTGCTCATGTTGTTGGAGTCGTGAATCGATTCTTTTCTAATCTAGAAAAAGAACATTTGGCAGTTGTGAAATATGTTCTCAAGTATCTCAAAGGTACTTCAAGGTTATGCTTGTGCTTCGGCACTGGTAAAAGCAAGGGCTTGATGGGTTTACAAATGTAGATATGACCCggatattgattctagaaaatctacttTAGGGTACTtgattacttattcagggggAACAATGTCATGGTAATTTAGATTGCAGAAATGTGTTGCTTTGTTTACAACAAAAGCTGAGTACATTGCCATCACAAaagcggccaaagaattgtttgtTGGGAATACATATGCAAATCAAAATTTGCGGAGCAGAAGAATAATATTCGACATGCCCAATAAAAACTTTATGAAGAATAGTtgctatttcaattaaatagcaAGAACAAATATTACTTACTTGAAGATCTACAACCACATCTTGGCAATGGGCAAAAaaattttgcttcttcttcttctacaagAACACAATTGATCTCAAGGATAATGAGACATCTatatcttctcaccaatgactaaCAATAATCAAGAGAATGTAGGCTGTTACCTATCTttttaaatcttaaacttttTCTTTGTGAGTTAACACAATAAGTAATAGTTCTTAGTGTTTcagaaaattatttatcaaaagaacTTGATGGGATGATTTAAGAGCCCAtactcttctctatttataagctCAGTAGGGTAGGAGAGTTTAAGATTTTAACCATATGGGACTATGAGCATTAAACAAATCCCAGGAGTACAAGGATAGGCATGGATGGCAAGGACAAAGTCCTAGCCTCCATGCCTTGGCCACATGGTGAACTAGGCCCAGCATTAATCTCAGGCCCTACTTCTTGCCTCCAATGCATAGGGTCCCAAGGCTTTTGGAGGTCGTTTCGGCCACACCTTTTTGGCCATAATTGGGAGTGgctaaaccacccccaaggtccttaggggtggttcgaccacccctagACCAGTCGTTGAGGATGGCCAAAGTCACTCCCATGGCCTCTAGGGGAGGCCGAGCCGCCCCCTAGGCCTTTTGAgatggttttggccaccccctttttgACCATTGGGGGTTGGCTGAACCACTCCCAAGGCCCTAAACCGACCTaagccacccccattggccaaaatggggtggccgagaCACctcataattttcaattttttttagggtttagtttttaattgttttttattattttattatattttttaggaCACATGGCATTTGTATGTGACGACACGTGGTAATTCGTTAGTTTGGGCTAACAGAATGTGACAGACTACTAAGTGAGTTTTTTCCCATAAGTCAGATACCGTTTATGATATGATTTGAAAcctaggtgagaaaaaaaaaagtgtgaaaacctaaatactaaaaagataattaaccttaattttaaaacaaaaaacaccaaatgATTTAGACATGGACCAGAATTGATTAAGACTTGATTGCATAacttcgttttctttttctttttttctcttttttcatgTTATACGACTTAATTTAGAGAAACTTTAGATTTAAAATCATACGGAAATGTTGACATATTATTCTAGTTATGAAGTATGCTTGGCAAAAAGACAAAACTCATGTATACGTACGTAACACATGTATCATGCGTCTATTTATGTGCGCGCACATGGCCATATATAAATGCAAATTTCTCTTACCTTTTGATTTCTTAGTACATTTAATACATCTTTAAGACTTTCCAGTGTGATCCAAAAGGGAGGAAGGATGGTTGGTTTCCTTCCTCCCTTcccctttttatttgtttttgttttagattttgtttagaCTTCGGCAGCAGTGCCCAACCTCCTCCACCGCTTTGACCGTCTACTACACCTCCCCATTCTTTGGCTTTGTGGGTTTCTGCAAGGGTTTTTAGATTGGCTTTTTCTGAAACAGATTTACATTTTTGCCACTGGTCCAAGTCTTATACGTGTCATTACACCTTCTTCCCCGACGCCAACAAGTCCTATAGTCAACAGATGTTTTTCCTCCAGTTGGCATGCGACGGTTGTGGTTCGAACATTCCGGAGCGTGGATCGAGTGAATCTCATGCGCTTTTGTATGAGCCTACTACTGATgtttgtggttttttgttttttgtttaattatgttGTTCTGGCTTTCAAGTTGATGACGGATAATTTTTGATATGAGGACTTATCTCTCACAGCTGGTTAAATACAAATTTTGTTGTAGGGATATGATCTACCCATGTCGTAGATCTAGTTTGTCAGGAGTAGATCTATGCCGAAAATGAAGTTTGTACATGAGTGAGATCGGAGGTCATGGATACGATTTGATTGTTAGATTTTTCGATGTATCTACGACTTTGTAACCACATAGCTTTTACCTATGTTTTCAAGAGCTTAAATATTTTATGGAATGAGAAGAGACTTAcctattcaaaaaataaaataaattacatcCTTAAGAAACCACAACCCGCTAAGTTGTCCAAAATTACAAGGTGACATTTCGCGAACAATCGATCTTCTCATATCTCGAACAAGATCATGCATCTTCAACTTATTTTGTAGATCAATTGTCATGAGGGACCTCTGAATGAGAAGACCAAGATCAAtatatggaagaagaagaaaaaaaaccacaaCCATGAAGTATCTACTGATaaagaaacatgcaatatcATGAAATATCTTCTTTGCATAGTAGCCTAGTGATTTAAAGCTTAatctaataatattttttgaatcTCATTGTGAGGAATTCCTTGCAATTTTTCTAATTCGCTTTTCCATTCAAAAACACTTCTTCCTAATAGAAAAGAACCCAAAACCTCAAGAGCTATTGGAAGTCCTCTTGCATACTCCACTGCCCTAATTGAAAGTTCCTTGTAATCATCTGTTAGATGGCCCATCTTGAAGGCATGATAGGAGAAAAGTTGAAGAGACTCCCAATTATTCAATTCTTCCaccttatattttttatgtactCCAAGTTGAGTAAGTAGATGTTCATCTCTAGTTGTtataatgattctacttccttGGCCAAACCGTATAAAGTTTCCAACTAATGCGTGTAGGGGTTTCACCTGATCCACATCATCCAAAACAATAAGAACTTTTTTGCCCTCAATTCTTTCCTTAATCCACTCTATTCCACTATCAACATTATAGAAGTCTAAATTCTTCCCTTTCACGATATCAAAAAGAAGTTGCTTTTGTAAAGTAACTAAACCATTGGATTGCCTTGAAGCTTCTTTAACGTTTAAAAGACAACTACTTCCATCAAATTCATAACATATTTGATTATAGGTAGCTTTTGCTAAGGTTGTTTTACCAATTCCACCCATCCCATAGATGCCCACAATGCAAACGTCACTTGTTCCAAGATCTAATAAAACTTTCATCTCGTCAACACGAGATTCTATTCCTATTGGATGCATGGCAACATTCAAGCGAGCAGGCTTGACTTTGTTCAAAACTTCTTCAACAATCTTCTTAatgaattttgattcataccTGATTATTAtgattcaaataataaaaaaaaaaaaatgaagtaagcgcgaggaaagaaaaagaataaagaaaattatgaatcATCATGGTAACAAAAAGATGTTATATATCATCCCAATTATTTGAGACTAAGATTTCATGGCAAAAATCTACATTATATCAAATTCATCAAGAATATCATGGAAGTATATCCCtacataatttctttttcatctttctttttatttacaTTGACAAAGCCATTAACCATTTTACGGAAATTATGGCAAAAATATCATTCATGTCAAGTGTATGACATTTTATCAAAAAaggcaatcatatatatatatatataaaagttgaatCACTCTCAAAAGAGCTTTAATATTGCGATATATGGCGtgtaccctttttattttaaagataaaCCAGTTTTTTTAAGAGGGAATCGATTTTTCAATAGTGAaccggtcattaaattagcttaactataggtatttaattatatttcaataactTTTCTTATATGTGATCtcattaagttcaaaaatttaatgcacgatattaagtattattaatgtccaaatcaaataaggaaacaaataatgcaaatcaaattattatgtattaatacttttagtcactttaatatttttaattcaaatttagaaaaggtTGGAGAACATATACTTTGTGcatgtaataatatataatttattttctcaaaaaaaaagaagataatttataaaataagaattgcttttttctaaataataatccattgaaaaagaatttgattaataataaattatctacaaaataataaggcctacaaaataaagatctCCCAATtatttcggattttttttttctctctctctcactaattttttttttttttctctttcttcatatctctctccactcttcaaatataacaacCTACAAAATCAACATGAAGTAATTCTTCTTTTTAATCTTCCATGTCTacgttttttatttgagaaaaacaacaacttcaaaaattaacttttgtttttttttctcttcactcttcaacaataataacctaaaaattcaatttcgaagtaattcttattcttaacctTTCATAAACgctaaaattgcacttattaacccttaataagaataatataacCATCTTCAAACAA from Corylus avellana chromosome ca10, CavTom2PMs-1.0 includes:
- the LOC132162968 gene encoding disease resistance protein RPV1-like; this encodes MTIPTFPSSSESRWDHDVFLNFRGEETRKNFTDHLYSALVEVGIRTFRDDEEFRRGNIVSTELLNAIRGSKISIVVFSKGYASSTWCLDELVEIVHRKNTVGHTLLPIFYNVEPSNVRHQTGTFAKAFARHEERSQTDMERVQMWKAALSEAANCSGLDLQSAANGYESKFIKKIVEEVLNKVKPARLNVAMHPIGIESRVDEMKVLLDLGTSDVCIVGIYGMGGIGKTTLAKATYNQICYEFDGSSCLLNVKEASRQSNGLVTLQKQLLFDIVKGKNLDFYNVDSGIEWIKERIEGKKVLIVLDDVDQVKPLHALVGNFIRFGQGSRIIITTRDEHLLTQLGVHKKYKVEELNNWESLQLFSYHAFKMGHLTDDYKELSIRAVEYARGLPIALEVLGSFLLGRSVFEWKSELEKLQGIPHNEIQKILLD